A window of Citrus sinensis cultivar Valencia sweet orange chromosome 7, DVS_A1.0, whole genome shotgun sequence contains these coding sequences:
- the LOC102607868 gene encoding G-type lectin S-receptor-like serine/threonine-protein kinase At4g03230, whose translation MERCPIFISIIASVSLIFLILSFTVTTNRTIFLALSATLAGMAALGLTIFCFRRNTTNKGEDLMKFDLGMNLKVDVELTEGNNKCKKGCEKEVDQFPLFSFSSVSSATGNFSAANKLGEGGFGTVYKGVIGQGEIAVKRLLGKSGQEIKELKNEASVIAQVQHKNLVKLLGCCIEKDERLLIYEYMPNKSLDCFLFDPTKREILDWRTRVQIIKGVAQGLLYLHQYSRVRIIHRDLKASNILLDKDMNPKISDFGMARIVFGGNDEDELQGNTSRISGTYGYMSPEYALEGIFSIKSDVFSFGVLLLEIVSGKKNTGFYRTKSLNLIGYAWDLWISNKIIDLIDSVLEEASFNESLSRYVHIALLCVQERAEDRPTMSDVVSMLTNEASSLLPPKQPAFCNLRNMESSTSTTEKSWADCSINEVTVSILDAR comes from the exons ATGGAGCGCTGCCCAATCTTCATCTCAATTATTGCTTCAGTATCTCTTATCTTCTTGATCTTATCGTTCACCGTAACCACAAATCGAACTATTTTTCTCGCCCTATCGGCTACTCTAGCTGGAATGGCCGCCTTGGGCTTgacaattttttgtttcaggAGAAATACCACAAACAAAG GGGAggatttgatgaaatttgatcTGGGTATGAACCTAAAGGTCGATGTAGAGCTTACAGAAGGCAATAATAAGTGCAAAAAAGGGTGCGAAAAGGAAGTTGATCAATTTCCCTTGTTCAGTTTTTCCAGTGTTTCTTCTGCAACTGGTAATTTCTCCGCAGCAAATAAGCTTGGCGAAGGAGGCTTCGGAACTGTTTACAAG GGAGTAATAGGGCAAGGTGAGATAGCTGTGAAAAGGCTTTTAGGAAAATCCGGACAGGAgataaaagagttaaaaaacgAAGCATCGGTAATAGCCCAGGTTCAACACAAGAATCTTGTTAAACTTTTGGGTTGCTGCATTGAGAAAGATGAGAGGTTATTGATCTATGAGTacatgccaaataaaagcttGGATTGCTTCCTCTTTG ATCCAACCAAACGAGAAATATTAGATTGGAGAACCCGTGTTCAGATCATTAAAGGAGTAGCTCAAGGGCTTCTTTATCTTCATCAATATTCCAGAGTCCGAATCATTCACAGGGATTTGAAAGCTAGCAATATCTTGTTGGATAAAGATATGAATcctaaaatttcagattttggaATGGCAAGAATAGTTTTTGGAGGGAATGATGAGGATGAGTTACAAGGCAACACTAGTAGGATCTCCGGGACTTA TGGATACATGTCTCCTGAATATGCACTTGAAGGAATTTTTTCGATAAAATCGGATGTCTTTAGCTTCGGAGTTTTGTTGCTTGAGATCGTGAGTGGCAAGAAGAACACTGGATTTTATCGAACCAAATCTCTCAATCTTATCGGCTAT GCATGGGATTTGTGGATAAGCAACAAGATAATAGATTTGATAGATTCAGTATTAGAAGAAGCATCCTTCAATGAGTCACTGTCAAGGTATGTGCACATAGCACTTCTTTGTGTTCAAGAAAGAGCAGAAGACAGACCCACCATGTCTGATGTTGTCTCCATGCTTACAAATGAAGCTTCATCACTTCTTCCTCCCAAACAACCTGCTTTCTGCAATTTAAGAAATATGGAGAGTTCAACGTCGACCACCGAAAAGTCATGGGCAGATTGTTCTATCAATGAAGTGACAGTTTCAATTTTGGATGCacgataa
- the LOC102607573 gene encoding nuclear pore complex protein NUP96, with product MGLDARTFASCNNIPQYRKGNISMNAYSLSCEISSENGDSLPVLCSPDYYTEPLLNDLAKREVIDPGYSSRVPDFTVGRLGYGYVKFLGNTDVRWLDLDQIVKFGRHEIVVYEDESSKPEVGQGLNKAAEVTLFLQGRYLSLKLKEGDSDDFVKKMKERTERQGARFVSFDPVSGEWKFLVVHFSRFGLSDEEEDDIMMDDATPVQNSLEMNGGEVSDVDEETQMDLSGPELSHSLPAHLGLDPLKMKEMRMVMFQEEEEIDDFSGTPSWQQWSLGKEYIRPPLQNTAQRMSQRSSSPLARKTPVGLLEYHPGNSDSDSPGMILMAQQDKGMPLKKLKSDGFKLDLKHETPVTGSHSHNIVDAGLFMGRAFRVGWGPNGILVHSGAPVGSNSRGVISSVINVEKVAIDKVVRDENDKVRKELVDFSFDAPLNLHKELNHETEEVEVGSYKLKLQKVVSNSLMLSEICRSYIDIIEAQLDVPGVSSSARLVLMHQVMVWELIKVLFSERENGGQLRSEGDDNEEEMMQDIKDGPPEFDLEALPLIRRAEFSCWLKESVCHRVQEDVSSLDESNYLKHIFLLLTGRQLDSSVELAASRGDVRLACLLSQAGGSTVSRSDIAHQLDLWRVNGLDFKFIEKDRIRLYELLAGHIHSSLNDVTIDWKRFLGLLMWYQLPPETSLAIVFQTYQHLLEDGKAPLPVPIYVDEGPIDEPIDWSGNERYDLSYYLMLLHASGESKFGSLKTMFNALSSTYDPLDYHMIWHQREVLAAVGVISSNDLQILDMGLVSQLLCQGKCHWAIYVVLHMPRCDDYPYLQATLIREILFQYCESWSSEESQRQFIEALGVPSEWLHEAMAVYYNYYGELSKALEHFLECANWQKAHSIFVTSVAHTLFLSANHSDVWTLATSMESHKSEIENWDLGAGMYIVFYLIRSSLQEENNTMSDLNSLESKNAACKEFLVCLKESLAVWGARLPTEARVAYSKMAEEICDLLLSDISQGPTRDAQLSCFDTVFSAPIPEDFRSNHLQDAVSLFTCYLSEIAS from the exons ATGGGATTGGATGCGAGAACTTTTGCTTCATGTAACAATATACCTCAATATAGAAAGGGAAATATTTCAATGAATGCTTATTCGCTGTCTTGTGAGATTTCGAGTGAGAATGGAGATTCCTTACCAGTTCTGTGTTCTCCTGATTATTATACGGAGCCTTTGTTGAACGATTTGGCTAAACGGGAAGTGATTGATCCGGGTTACTCTAGTCGGGTACCTGATTTCACAGTTGGAAGGTTGGGTTATGGATATGTTAAATTTCTTGGGAACACTGACGTCAGATGGCTAGATTTGGATCAAATTGTGAAGTTTGGTAGGCATGAGATAGTTGTTTATGAAGATGAAAGTTCCAAGCCTGAGGTTGGTcagggccttaacaaggcagCCGAAGTGACTTTGTTTCTACAAGGGAGATATTTGAgtttaaaactaaaagaagGGGATTCAGATGATTTtgttaagaaaatgaaagagaggACGGAGAGGCAAGGAGCTcggtttgtttcttttgaccCTGTGAGTGGTGAATGGAAGTTCTTGGTTGTTCATTTCAGTAGATTTGGTTTGAGTGATGAGGAGGAGGATGATATAATGATGGATGATGCTACACCAGTTCAAAATTCTTTGGAGATGAATGGTGGAGAGGTATCTGACGTTGATGAAGAAACCCAAATGGATCTTAGTGGACCGGAGCTTTCTCATTCTCTTCCTGCACATCTTGGACTTGACCCTttaaagatgaaagaaatgagAATGGTGATGTTTCAGGAAGAGGAGGAGATTGATGATTTTAGTGGAACACCCTCATGGCAGCAATGGTCCCTTGGTAAAGAATATATAAGACCTCCTTTGCAGAATACTGCTCAGAGAATGAGCCAAAGGTCTAGTTCACCTCTTGCACGAAAAACTCCAGTAGGTTTGCTTGAGTACCACCCTGGTAATTCTGATTCAGACTCTCCTGGAATGATTCTGATGGCCCAACAGGATAAGGGCATGCCactaaagaaattgaaatcagATGGGTTTAAGCTGGACCTCAAGCATGAAACTCCAGTTACTGGAAGCCATTCTCACAATATAGTCGATGCAGGTTTGTTCATGGGTAGGGCGTTTCGTGTAGGGTGGGGACCAAATGGCATCCTTGTTCACAGTGGTGCACCAGTTGGTAGTAATTCTCGGGGGGTAATATCATCTGTAATCAATGTAGAAAAGGTTGCAATAGACAAAGTGGTCAGagatgaaaatgataaagtgAGAAAGGAACTTGttgatttttcctttgatGCTCCATTAAATCTTCATAAGGAGTTGAATCATGAAACAGAAGAAGTTGAAGTTGGGTCCTATAAGCTAAAGCTTCAAAAGGTTGTGTCAAATAGCTTAATGCTTTCAGAAATTTGTCGGAGCTATATAGACATTATTGAGGCACAGCTAGATGTGCCTGGGGTATCTTCTTCTGCTCGTTTAGTTTTGATGCACCAAGTAATGGTCTGGGAATTGATAAAAGTACTCTTTTCTGAAAGGGAAAATGGTGGACAATTAAGATCTGAGGGCGATGACAATGAGGAAGAGATGATGCAGGATATAAAGGACGGTCCTCCTGAATTTGACCTGGAGGCACTTCCTCTTATTCGAAGAGCAGAGTTCAGTTGTTGGTTAAAAGAAAGTGTTTGCCACCGAGTTCAAGAGGATGTAAGCTCCTTGGATGAGTCCAATTATCTTAAACACATATTTTTACTCCTGACAGGTCGGCAGTTGGATTCATCTGTGGAACTGGCTGCTTCTAGAGGGGATGTGAGACTGGCTTGTTTGTTAAGTCAGGCTGGTGGATCCACGGTGAGTCGTTCTGATATTGCACACCAGCTTGATCTTTGGAGAGTTAATGGACTGGACTTCAAGTTCATTGAGAAGGATAGGATTAGGCTTTATGAGCTGCTTGCCGGCCATATTCATAGCTCGTTAAATGATGTAACCATTGACTGGAAGAGGTTCCTGGGATTGTTGATGTGGTATCAACTACCACCTGAAACTTCATTGGCCATTGTTTTTCAAACTTATCAACACCTTCTTGAGGATGGAAAGGCTCCATTGCCGGTTCCAATTTATGTAGACGAAGGACCAATTGATGAGCCTATTGATTGGAGTGGAAATGAACGTTATGACCTCTCGTATTATCTTATGCTCCTTCATGCCAGTGGAGAGAGTAAATTTGGCTCTCTAAAAACCATGTTTAATGCCCTCTCTTCAACATATGATCCACTTGACTACCATATGATCTGGCATCAACGTGAAGTGTTAGCAGCTGTGGGTGTTATCAGTTCTAATGATCTTCAAATACTTGACATGGGACTTGTCTCTCAGCTTCTATGTCAAGGGAAGTGTCATTGGGCCATCTATGTGGTCCTTCACATGCCCCGCTGTGATGATTATCCATATCTGCAGGCTACCCTTATACGGGAAATCTTGTTCCAATATTGTGAATCTTGGAGTTCAGAAGAATCACAACGTCAATTTATTGAGGCCTTGGGCGTTCCATCGGAGTGGTTGCATGAAGCAATG GCAGTTTACTACAATTACTATGGGGAACTCTCAAAGGCCCTTGAACACTTCCTTGAATGTGCAAATTGGCAAAAAGCTCACTCCATTTTTGTAACTTCAGTGGCTCATACATTATTTTTGTCAG CCAATCACTCAGATGTGTGGACACTCGCAACTTCCATGGAGAGCCACAAGTCAGAAATTGAGAATTGGGACCTGGGAGCTGGAATGTACattgtgttttatttaataagaagTTCATTGCAGGAAGAGAACAATACTATGAGTGATCTG AATTCTCTTGAGAGCAAAAATGCTGCTTGTAAGGAATTCCTTGTTTGTTTGAAGGAGTCATTGGCAGTTTGGGGCGCTAGATTACCCACTGAGGCCAG AGTAGCATATTCAAAGATGGCAGAGGAGATATGCGACTTGCTTCTATCTGATATTAGCCAGGGTCCAACCCGTGATGCTCAGCTAAGCTGCTTCGATACAGTCTTTAGTGCTCCGATACCAGAAGACTTCCGCTCAAATCATTTGCAGGATGCAGTATCTCTTTTTACATGTTATCTGTCCGAGATAGCTTCTTAG